Proteins encoded within one genomic window of Nonomuraea gerenzanensis:
- a CDS encoding ATP-binding protein, producing the protein MPGIKRLAIVNRGEPATRVLDAVAELNRDGATPRMATIILHTDQDIDAWYARRADEARSIGPATYLDPRDGHRRSAYLDEERVMRALEAARADAVWVGWGFLAEHASFAERCEKAGITFVGPRSTTIRLLGDKIAAKLLAEQAGVPVVPWSGGPVTDPADALAHATQLGFPVVVKAAAGGGGRGIRVVRAPEEVAPALSAARAEAQAAFGDPAVFVERLVPRARHVEVQIIADGHGAVWALGVRDCSIQRRNQKVIEEAGSTALTPSAERAVRRAAVRLAREAGYQNAGTVEFLLDPDTGVHLFMEVNTRLQVEHPVTEETTGADLVKLQLHVARGGRLDGDPPPARGYAIEARLCAEDPEQGFAPAPGRIVVWRPPSGPGIRVDAGVAEGDVIAPEFDSMIAKVVARGGDRNEAMARLRRALAATRVVVEGGATNRAFLLSLLSREEVRRGTADNRWLDGLTADGAHLPDPDPVAVLQAAVEAYDAEHEAERAAFHEAAGRGRPVMPEQMGHRARLRYRGRPYELLVLRTGPEQYRVETADGPVEVGVRRLSGYERRLSCGGAAYRTQISAQGPAYLVEVERDGEWAAHRVHRDDGGVIRASHPAFVVAVPVAPGDRVAEGDPLLVLESMKLESTLAAPYAGEVASVEVAVNTQVVAGQPLLRVREVAPASRPEGTAVSFAGLCHADQAPGCRPRYAALHGCLLGFDLDPRGLGGGHEPGQAPGDPELLACEEAFLDLYADVCGLYRPVPEPEEPGSSSAQEYLLSYLQWLDPGRAGLPAGFRTRLERVLARYGVRGLDRTPQLEEAVVWLFRSFHRAHDLAPVVAAVLERRLRHRDLLAPDPALRDLLDRLAIAAQVRHPVVADLARDVRFHYFDEPQHERALAAVYAQMEAGLDALAADPRRPDRDELIDRLVWCPQPMRGPLLARWQVAGPQMRNAVVEIYIRRFYRTRALEHLTVEGGLGTADFDLEGMPHHLVVAYTPLAGSRAACADIAARLKGVDPGRRVIAELMTWRPGERPAADVTQAEVADLLAGVDLGRSLERLSVTVTSERGPGPEHHRTQHFAYRNTAGGFEEDVLYRNLHPMIAERAELWRLSNFTLERLRSAEDVYLFRGVAKDNPADVRLFAIGEVRDLTPVRGPTGRVVSLPRLERMGLQALAAMREHLAATPPGRRPQPNRIILCVRPPFDVPPADWPGLARPFVPLAAGAGLDKLVLQVRIPGPGAAPEPAVLHVEGLDEDHVTVRRAPYGRAPVKPVTEYRRKVLRARRLGAPYPYEIVRMLAPPEGTPGGFPPGTFAEHDLAADGTLVPVTRPEGGNAANLVVGVITNRTAEVPEGMSRVAVLGDPTRSLGSLAEPECRRVIAALDLAERMRVPVEWFAVSSGARIAMDSGTENMDWIAAVLRRLIEFTQRGGEVNVVVTGVNVGAQPYWNAESTMLMHTRGILVMVSGSAMVLTGKQALDFSGGVSADDNAGIGGYEHVMGPNGQAQYGAATLAEAGRILLRHYEHAYVVPGERYPRRRPTADPAGRDVRPAPHVGAGFGTVGEIFSRTHNAERKRPFDIRSVMRAVCDTDAEPLERWARWRDAETAVVWDAHIGGIPVCLIGLESAPQPRHGFVPADGPPAWTAGTLFPQSSRKVARAVNAASGNRPVVVLANLSGFDGSPESMRRWQLEYGAEIGRAVTNFSGPIVFVVVSRYHGGAFVVFSKRLNPLLEIAAVEGSYASVIGGAPAAAVVFVREVNARTERDPRVIAAGGSGPRSRLVEITEEVRADKLREVAAEFDRVHSIQRALEVGSVDRVIPAAELRPYVIGALERGMAAT; encoded by the coding sequence ATGCCGGGAATCAAGCGCCTGGCCATCGTCAACCGGGGCGAGCCGGCCACCCGGGTGCTGGACGCCGTCGCGGAGCTCAACCGCGACGGCGCCACCCCCCGCATGGCGACGATCATCCTGCACACGGACCAGGACATCGACGCCTGGTACGCCCGCAGAGCCGACGAGGCCCGCTCGATCGGTCCCGCCACCTACCTCGACCCGCGCGACGGCCACCGCAGGTCCGCCTACCTCGACGAGGAGCGCGTCATGCGGGCGCTGGAGGCGGCCCGCGCCGACGCCGTCTGGGTCGGCTGGGGCTTCCTGGCGGAGCACGCCTCCTTCGCCGAGCGCTGCGAGAAGGCCGGCATCACGTTCGTCGGCCCGCGCAGCACCACGATCCGCCTGCTCGGCGACAAGATCGCGGCCAAGCTGCTGGCGGAGCAGGCCGGCGTGCCGGTCGTGCCGTGGAGCGGCGGCCCCGTGACCGACCCGGCGGACGCGCTGGCACACGCCACGCAACTCGGCTTCCCGGTGGTCGTCAAGGCCGCGGCGGGCGGCGGCGGGCGCGGCATCAGGGTCGTCCGCGCGCCGGAGGAGGTGGCGCCCGCGCTGAGCGCCGCGCGTGCCGAGGCGCAGGCCGCGTTCGGCGATCCGGCGGTGTTCGTCGAACGGCTCGTGCCGCGCGCCCGCCACGTCGAGGTGCAGATCATCGCGGACGGGCACGGCGCCGTCTGGGCGCTCGGCGTGCGCGACTGCAGCATCCAGCGGCGCAACCAGAAGGTCATCGAGGAGGCCGGCTCCACCGCGCTGACCCCGTCCGCCGAACGTGCCGTGCGCCGGGCGGCCGTCCGGCTGGCCAGGGAGGCGGGCTACCAGAACGCCGGGACGGTCGAGTTCCTGCTCGACCCGGACACCGGCGTGCACCTGTTCATGGAGGTCAACACCCGGTTGCAGGTCGAGCACCCGGTCACCGAGGAGACGACGGGAGCCGACCTGGTCAAGCTCCAGCTGCACGTGGCCAGGGGCGGCCGGCTCGACGGTGACCCGCCGCCCGCCAGGGGATACGCGATCGAGGCCCGGCTGTGCGCGGAGGACCCCGAGCAGGGGTTCGCGCCCGCGCCCGGCCGGATCGTCGTGTGGCGGCCACCGTCCGGGCCCGGCATCCGGGTGGACGCCGGCGTGGCCGAGGGCGATGTGATCGCGCCGGAGTTCGACTCGATGATCGCCAAGGTGGTGGCCAGGGGCGGCGACCGCAACGAGGCCATGGCCAGGCTGCGGCGCGCGCTGGCCGCGACCCGCGTGGTCGTCGAGGGCGGCGCGACCAACCGGGCCTTCCTGCTGTCGCTGCTCTCCCGCGAGGAGGTCCGGCGGGGCACCGCCGACAACCGGTGGCTGGACGGGCTCACCGCCGACGGGGCGCACCTGCCCGACCCCGATCCCGTCGCCGTGCTGCAGGCCGCCGTCGAGGCGTACGACGCCGAACACGAGGCCGAACGGGCGGCCTTCCACGAGGCCGCCGGCCGGGGCAGGCCCGTCATGCCCGAGCAGATGGGGCACCGGGCCAGGCTGCGTTACCGCGGCCGCCCGTACGAGCTGCTCGTCCTGCGCACCGGCCCCGAGCAGTACCGGGTCGAGACCGCGGACGGGCCGGTGGAGGTGGGGGTGCGGCGGCTCAGCGGGTACGAGCGGCGGCTGTCGTGCGGCGGCGCCGCGTACCGCACCCAGATCTCCGCCCAGGGCCCCGCCTACCTGGTGGAGGTGGAGCGGGACGGTGAGTGGGCGGCCCACCGCGTGCACCGCGACGACGGCGGCGTCATCCGGGCCTCCCACCCGGCCTTCGTGGTCGCGGTGCCCGTGGCGCCCGGCGACCGGGTGGCCGAGGGCGACCCGCTGCTCGTGCTGGAGAGCATGAAGCTCGAGTCCACGCTGGCCGCCCCGTACGCGGGCGAGGTCGCCTCGGTCGAGGTGGCCGTCAACACCCAGGTCGTGGCGGGCCAGCCGCTGCTGCGCGTGCGCGAGGTGGCGCCCGCCTCGCGGCCGGAGGGCACGGCCGTGTCCTTCGCCGGTTTGTGCCACGCCGATCAGGCGCCGGGCTGCCGGCCGAGGTACGCGGCGCTGCACGGCTGCCTGCTCGGCTTCGACCTGGATCCGCGCGGGCTCGGCGGCGGCCACGAGCCAGGGCAGGCACCCGGCGATCCGGAGCTGCTGGCGTGCGAGGAGGCGTTCCTGGACCTGTACGCCGACGTGTGCGGCCTGTACCGGCCCGTGCCGGAGCCGGAGGAGCCGGGCAGCTCCAGCGCCCAGGAGTACCTCCTGTCCTACCTGCAGTGGCTCGACCCCGGCAGGGCCGGCCTGCCCGCGGGCTTCCGCACCCGCCTGGAGCGCGTCCTGGCCAGGTACGGCGTGCGCGGGCTCGACCGCACGCCCCAGCTGGAGGAGGCCGTCGTCTGGCTCTTCCGCTCCTTCCACCGCGCCCACGACCTGGCCCCGGTCGTCGCCGCCGTGCTGGAACGCCGGCTGCGGCACCGCGACCTGCTCGCGCCGGACCCGGCCCTGCGCGACCTGCTGGACCGGCTCGCCATCGCCGCGCAGGTACGCCATCCGGTGGTCGCCGACCTGGCCAGGGACGTGCGCTTCCACTACTTCGACGAGCCGCAGCACGAGCGGGCGCTGGCCGCCGTGTACGCGCAGATGGAGGCCGGCCTCGACGCCCTGGCGGCCGACCCGCGCAGGCCCGACCGCGACGAGCTGATCGACCGGCTCGTGTGGTGCCCGCAGCCGATGCGCGGCCCGCTGCTGGCCCGCTGGCAGGTGGCGGGCCCGCAGATGCGGAACGCCGTCGTCGAGATCTACATCCGGCGCTTCTACCGCACCCGCGCGCTCGAACACCTCACCGTCGAAGGCGGCCTCGGCACGGCCGACTTCGACCTCGAGGGCATGCCCCACCACCTGGTGGTCGCCTACACCCCGCTCGCCGGCAGCCGCGCCGCCTGCGCGGACATCGCGGCGCGGCTGAAGGGCGTCGATCCCGGGCGGCGGGTCATCGCCGAGCTGATGACCTGGCGGCCGGGGGAGCGCCCCGCCGCCGACGTCACCCAGGCGGAGGTCGCGGACCTGCTCGCCGGCGTGGACCTCGGCCGTTCTCTGGAGCGGCTGTCGGTGACCGTCACCAGCGAGCGCGGCCCCGGCCCCGAGCACCACCGCACCCAGCATTTCGCCTACCGGAACACCGCCGGCGGCTTCGAGGAGGACGTCCTCTACCGCAACCTGCACCCGATGATCGCCGAACGGGCCGAGCTGTGGCGGCTGTCCAACTTCACCCTCGAACGCCTGCGCTCCGCCGAGGACGTCTACCTCTTCCGCGGCGTCGCCAAGGACAACCCGGCCGACGTGCGCCTGTTCGCCATCGGCGAGGTCCGCGACCTGACCCCGGTCCGCGGCCCGACCGGGCGGGTCGTGTCCCTGCCCCGGCTGGAACGCATGGGGCTGCAGGCGCTGGCCGCCATGCGCGAGCACCTCGCCGCCACCCCGCCGGGCCGGCGGCCCCAGCCGAACCGCATCATCCTGTGCGTACGCCCGCCGTTCGACGTGCCACCCGCCGACTGGCCGGGGCTGGCCAGGCCGTTCGTGCCGCTGGCCGCCGGAGCGGGGCTGGACAAGCTGGTGCTTCAGGTCCGCATCCCAGGTCCCGGCGCCGCGCCGGAGCCCGCGGTCCTGCACGTCGAAGGGCTCGACGAGGACCACGTGACGGTCCGCAGGGCACCGTACGGCCGGGCGCCGGTCAAGCCGGTCACCGAGTACCGGCGCAAGGTGCTGCGGGCCCGGCGCCTCGGCGCGCCCTACCCGTACGAGATCGTCCGCATGCTGGCCCCGCCCGAGGGCACCCCCGGCGGCTTCCCGCCGGGCACGTTCGCCGAGCACGACCTGGCGGCCGACGGCACCCTCGTCCCCGTCACCAGGCCCGAGGGCGGCAACGCCGCCAACCTGGTCGTCGGCGTCATCACCAACCGCACCGCCGAGGTGCCCGAGGGCATGTCCAGGGTGGCCGTCCTCGGCGACCCCACCCGGAGCCTGGGCTCGCTGGCCGAGCCCGAGTGCCGTCGCGTCATCGCGGCGCTCGACCTGGCGGAGCGGATGCGGGTGCCGGTGGAGTGGTTCGCGGTGTCGTCCGGCGCGCGGATCGCGATGGACAGCGGCACCGAGAACATGGACTGGATCGCCGCCGTGCTGCGCCGCCTCATCGAGTTCACGCAACGGGGCGGCGAGGTCAACGTCGTGGTCACCGGCGTGAACGTGGGCGCGCAGCCGTACTGGAACGCCGAGTCCACCATGCTCATGCACACCCGCGGCATCCTCGTCATGGTGAGCGGCAGCGCGATGGTGCTGACCGGCAAGCAGGCGCTCGACTTCTCCGGCGGCGTGTCCGCCGACGACAACGCCGGCATCGGCGGCTACGAACACGTCATGGGGCCCAACGGCCAGGCCCAGTACGGCGCCGCCACGCTGGCGGAGGCGGGCCGCATCCTGCTGCGCCACTACGAGCACGCCTACGTGGTGCCCGGCGAGCGCTACCCGCGCAGGCGCCCCACCGCCGACCCGGCCGGCCGCGACGTGCGGCCGGCGCCCCACGTGGGCGCCGGGTTCGGCACGGTCGGGGAGATCTTCTCCAGGACGCACAACGCCGAGCGAAAGCGGCCCTTCGACATCCGCTCGGTCATGCGCGCGGTGTGCGACACCGACGCCGAGCCGCTGGAGCGGTGGGCTCGCTGGCGCGACGCCGAGACGGCCGTCGTCTGGGACGCGCACATCGGCGGCATCCCCGTCTGCCTGATCGGGCTGGAGTCCGCGCCGCAGCCCAGGCACGGCTTCGTGCCCGCCGACGGCCCGCCCGCCTGGACCGCCGGCACGCTGTTCCCGCAGTCGTCACGCAAGGTGGCCAGGGCCGTCAACGCGGCCAGCGGCAACCGGCCCGTCGTGGTGCTGGCCAACCTGTCCGGTTTCGACGGCTCGCCGGAGTCGATGCGGCGCTGGCAGCTCGAGTACGGCGCCGAGATCGGCCGGGCGGTGACGAACTTCTCGGGACCGATCGTGTTCGTGGTGGTCTCCCGGTACCACGGCGGCGCGTTCGTGGTGTTCTCCAAGCGGCTCAACCCGCTCCTGGAGATCGCCGCCGTCGAGGGTTCCTACGCCTCCGTCATCGGTGGCGCGCCCGCCGCCGCCGTGGTGTTCGTGCGCGAGGTCAACGCCCGTACCGAGCGCGACCCCCGGGTGATCGCCGCGGGCGGGTCCGGGCCGCGCTCCCGGCTCGTCGAGATCACCGAGGAGGTGCGGGCGGACAAACTGCGCGAGGTGGCCGCCGAGTTCGACCGGGTGCACAGCATCCAGCGGGCCCTGGAGGTCGGCTCGGTCGACCGGGTCATCCCGGCCGCCGAGCTGCGCCCGTACGTGATCGGCGCGCTGGAGAGAGGCATGGCCGCGACATGA
- a CDS encoding 4'-phosphopantetheinyl transferase family protein yields the protein MRWLARGERHLPAGDGWLAPGEARRAAGMRFTKRRTEFLVARWTAKEAMGRLYPAPAYELEVRHHPSGAPEAYLAGAPLPVGLSLTDRAGWAVCLLGLEPGAVGCDLELVEPRSPGFVADYFTAAERRLIGADPLRANLLWSAKESALKVLRTGLRRDTRSVEVTLGCATPSGGWSGLTVRTAEGRTLHGWWHRFGDFLLTVATDRPAPPPSCLEEPPALASASPSHSWLARPLR from the coding sequence ATGAGATGGCTGGCACGCGGCGAGCGGCACCTGCCCGCCGGCGACGGCTGGCTGGCCCCCGGGGAGGCCCGGCGGGCGGCCGGCATGCGCTTCACCAAGCGGCGCACCGAGTTCCTGGTCGCCCGCTGGACGGCCAAGGAGGCCATGGGCCGGCTCTACCCGGCGCCCGCGTACGAGCTGGAGGTGCGCCACCATCCCAGCGGCGCCCCCGAGGCGTACCTGGCGGGGGCGCCGCTGCCGGTCGGCCTGTCACTGACCGACCGCGCGGGCTGGGCGGTGTGCCTGCTCGGCCTGGAGCCCGGCGCGGTCGGCTGCGACCTGGAGCTGGTGGAGCCGCGCAGCCCCGGTTTCGTCGCCGACTACTTCACCGCCGCCGAGCGGCGGCTCATCGGCGCGGACCCGCTGCGTGCCAACCTGCTGTGGTCGGCCAAGGAGAGCGCGCTGAAGGTGCTGCGCACCGGGCTGCGCAGGGACACCCGCTCGGTCGAGGTGACGCTCGGCTGCGCCACGCCGTCCGGCGGGTGGAGCGGGCTGACGGTGCGGACGGCGGAGGGCAGGACGTTGCACGGGTGGTGGCACAGGTTCGGCGACTTCCTGCTCACGGTGGCGACCGACCGGCCGGCGCCGCCGCCGTCCTGCCTGGAGGAACCGCCCGCGCTGGCCTCCGCCTCACCGTCGCACAGCTGGCTGGCACGCCCCCTGCGCTGA
- a CDS encoding NAD(P)H-dependent glycerol-3-phosphate dehydrogenase — MRITVLGAGSWGTTVAALVCKRHDTLVWSRDPGVAEEINTRHRNQVYLPGFTLPPALTATADLAAATSGAQVLIVAVPSHAFRDVLDRARAHAQPWIPVVSLAKGLEDGTDLRMTQIIEQVLPGHPAAALTGPNLAREILAGKAAATVIASGNETVAPMLQEIFQRGLLRVYTNGDVIGCELGGALKNVVAIAAGMAEGLEVGDNTRAAVITRGLAELTQLGVAMGGAAATFAGLTGLGDLVATCLSPYSRNRHVGEQLGRGRKLDEVLADMIMTAEGVRTTPVAVRLGDRHGLELPICRTIHRVLIGDLTARDAYAGLRHSPAGTESGPW; from the coding sequence ATGAGGATCACCGTTCTCGGCGCCGGTTCATGGGGCACGACAGTCGCCGCCCTGGTCTGCAAGCGGCATGACACGCTGGTGTGGTCCCGCGATCCCGGCGTCGCCGAAGAGATCAACACCAGGCACCGCAACCAGGTGTACCTGCCCGGCTTCACCCTGCCCCCGGCCCTCACGGCGACCGCCGACCTCGCGGCGGCCACGTCCGGCGCCCAGGTCCTCATCGTCGCCGTGCCCTCGCACGCCTTCCGCGACGTGCTCGACCGGGCCCGCGCGCACGCCCAGCCCTGGATCCCCGTCGTCAGCCTGGCCAAGGGCCTGGAGGACGGCACCGACCTGCGCATGACCCAGATCATCGAGCAGGTGCTGCCCGGCCATCCGGCCGCCGCGCTGACGGGGCCGAACCTGGCCAGGGAGATCCTCGCGGGCAAGGCGGCGGCCACCGTCATCGCCAGCGGCAACGAGACCGTCGCCCCCATGCTGCAGGAGATCTTCCAGCGCGGGCTGCTGCGTGTCTACACCAACGGCGACGTGATCGGCTGCGAGCTCGGCGGTGCGCTGAAGAACGTGGTGGCGATCGCGGCCGGGATGGCGGAGGGGCTGGAGGTGGGCGACAACACCAGGGCCGCGGTCATCACCCGGGGGCTGGCCGAGCTCACGCAGCTCGGCGTGGCCATGGGCGGCGCGGCGGCCACCTTCGCCGGGCTGACGGGGCTGGGGGATCTCGTCGCCACCTGCCTGAGCCCGTACAGCCGCAACCGGCACGTCGGCGAGCAGCTCGGCAGGGGCCGCAAGCTCGACGAGGTGCTCGCGGACATGATCATGACGGCGGAGGGCGTGCGCACGACTCCGGTGGCGGTGCGGCTGGGCGACCGGCACGGGCTGGAGCTGCCGATCTGCCGGACCATCCACCGGGTGCTCATCGGCGACCTCACGGCACGCGACGCCTACGCGGGCCTGCGCCACTCCCCCGCCGGCACGGAGTCCGGCCCCTGGTGA